From a single Pirellulales bacterium genomic region:
- a CDS encoding glycosyltransferase family 2 protein has protein sequence MASAGQQKVAAVDVQAWPLLDVSLVTYNSSGWLPKFFNSLLAQDYPASRIRVLATDNSSCDGSHEVLQEFARQHGAKFAGVVVTRQANRGFGAGHNANLRSAAADYFLVTNVDLEFERETLVRLVDQAAHSPSDVASWECRQKPYEHPKYYHPATLETTWCSSACVLLRTTALRQVAGYDEKLFMYGEDVDLSYRLRACGYRLLYSPRAVCWHYGHTPGEPRETEFLGISLANMLLRLRFGGWRERLRIPLVYFSRWWIVLFHPRYAWALLKLVPKFLRLAPAFVRNRRPSAAAFPFRGVGYEIARDRFALEQKRSQRTDSPLVSIVVRTYAGRLGYLREAVASVLNQTYPRIELVVVEDGETGFAAEFLRECEAKTTFAIRYVLSPRAGRCRAGNAGLDVARGAYLGFLDDDDYFFADHVETLVAQLLDSPNCAAAYAAAWEIATQTESAEPLVYEERSRRTIYRQPFCRGLLWQRNYIPIQSILFDRRLYERHGGFDESLELLEDWNLWTRYSLDAEFVFVDKTTSGYRVPADARLERERTAKFHAYYQVAKQKQLAILAAVDRPTAAALEEQMQEHARTTALVPRAWQYLRDRGLRAAMVRTARELGIRFGFC, from the coding sequence GTGGCGTCAGCCGGGCAGCAGAAAGTTGCGGCGGTCGACGTGCAGGCATGGCCGCTGTTGGACGTCTCGCTGGTCACATACAACTCGAGTGGCTGGCTGCCGAAATTCTTCAACAGCCTGCTCGCGCAGGATTACCCGGCGAGCCGGATCCGCGTGCTGGCGACCGACAATAGTTCGTGCGATGGCTCGCACGAGGTGCTACAGGAATTCGCGCGGCAGCACGGCGCCAAGTTCGCTGGCGTAGTTGTGACGCGGCAGGCGAATCGCGGGTTCGGGGCCGGGCACAACGCGAACCTGCGATCGGCGGCGGCGGACTATTTCCTGGTCACGAACGTCGATCTGGAATTCGAGCGCGAAACGCTGGTGCGACTGGTCGATCAGGCAGCACACAGCCCGAGCGATGTTGCCAGTTGGGAGTGCCGGCAGAAACCGTACGAGCATCCGAAGTATTATCATCCCGCGACGCTGGAAACGACCTGGTGTTCGAGCGCGTGCGTGCTGTTGCGTACGACGGCGCTACGGCAAGTAGCCGGCTACGACGAAAAGTTGTTCATGTACGGCGAGGACGTCGATCTGTCGTACCGCCTACGCGCGTGCGGCTATCGATTGCTCTATTCGCCACGGGCCGTGTGTTGGCACTATGGTCACACGCCGGGCGAGCCGCGGGAGACCGAGTTCCTCGGCATCTCGCTGGCGAACATGCTTTTGCGCTTGCGCTTCGGCGGATGGCGTGAGCGCCTGCGCATTCCGCTCGTTTACTTTTCGCGGTGGTGGATCGTGTTGTTCCATCCGCGGTACGCCTGGGCGTTGCTCAAGCTGGTTCCGAAGTTCCTGCGGCTGGCGCCTGCCTTCGTGCGCAACCGGCGGCCATCGGCGGCTGCATTTCCATTTCGTGGCGTGGGATACGAGATTGCCCGCGATCGGTTTGCTCTCGAACAAAAGCGTTCGCAGCGGACCGACTCGCCACTTGTGTCGATTGTCGTCCGCACGTACGCAGGCCGGCTGGGATATCTGCGCGAAGCCGTGGCGAGCGTGCTGAACCAGACGTATCCGCGCATCGAGCTCGTCGTCGTTGAAGATGGCGAGACGGGCTTCGCGGCCGAGTTTCTGCGCGAATGCGAAGCAAAGACCACTTTCGCGATTCGCTACGTGTTGTCGCCCAGGGCCGGAAGATGCCGCGCGGGGAACGCGGGCCTGGATGTCGCGCGCGGGGCATATCTGGGCTTCCTCGACGACGACGACTACTTTTTTGCCGACCATGTCGAAACGCTCGTGGCGCAACTGCTCGACAGTCCAAACTGCGCGGCGGCCTACGCAGCGGCGTGGGAAATTGCCACGCAAACGGAATCGGCCGAACCGCTCGTGTACGAAGAGCGCTCGCGGCGCACGATTTACCGGCAGCCGTTTTGCCGCGGGTTGCTCTGGCAGCGGAATTACATCCCGATCCAATCGATCTTGTTCGATCGCCGGCTTTACGAGCGGCACGGCGGTTTCGACGAATCGCTCGAACTGCTCGAAGATTGGAACCTGTGGACGCGGTACTCGCTCGACGCGGAATTCGTCTTCGTCGACAAAACGACGTCCGGCTATCGCGTGCCCGCCGACGCGCGACTCGAGCGCGAGCGCACCGCGAAGTTCCACGCTTACTACCAGGTCGCCAAGCAAAAACAGCTGGCGATCCTGGCCGCGGTCGATCGGCCGACGGCGGCGGCGCTCGAGGAGCAGATGCAAGAGCACGCCAGGACTACGGCGCTTGTGCCGCGGGCATGGCAATATCTACGCGATCGGGGATTGCGCGCCGCAATGGTCCGCACCGCTCGCGAATTGGGAATCCGGTTCGGGTTTTGCTGA
- a CDS encoding class I SAM-dependent methyltransferase codes for MFNPLDYQAALVMPQRLVHSAWLEHVPFGMAIVEMTRPNLVVELGVHLGVSYCSFCQAIDQLGIDARAYGVDTWEGDEHAGFMDPVVLNDLKQHHDPLYGRFSSLIQSKFCDAVHRFGDGTIDLLHIDGFHSYDAVKEDFDTWRPKMSPRGVVLMHDIRARLPGFGVWQLWDEIEAHYPTFAFDHQYGLGVIAVGSDIPAEMRVLLDATPIERGRIRRYFSQIGERLTSRLENLCLKHRITEFKAREAAPPVEATGEAVA; via the coding sequence ATGTTCAATCCTCTCGACTATCAAGCGGCGCTCGTGATGCCGCAGCGGTTGGTCCATTCCGCCTGGCTGGAACACGTCCCCTTCGGCATGGCGATTGTCGAGATGACCCGGCCAAACCTGGTGGTCGAGTTGGGCGTTCATCTGGGCGTGTCGTACTGCTCGTTTTGCCAGGCGATCGATCAGTTGGGTATCGACGCCCGTGCGTACGGCGTGGATACGTGGGAAGGGGATGAGCACGCCGGCTTCATGGACCCGGTCGTGCTGAACGACTTGAAGCAACATCATGATCCGCTCTACGGCCGATTCTCGTCCCTGATACAAAGTAAGTTCTGCGACGCCGTGCACCGCTTCGGCGACGGCACGATCGACCTATTGCACATCGACGGCTTTCACTCCTACGACGCCGTGAAAGAGGATTTCGACACCTGGCGCCCCAAGATGAGTCCTCGCGGCGTGGTGCTGATGCACGACATCCGCGCACGGCTTCCGGGCTTTGGCGTCTGGCAATTGTGGGACGAGATCGAGGCCCACTATCCGACGTTCGCCTTCGACCACCAGTACGGGCTCGGCGTGATCGCCGTCGGCAGTGACATTCCGGCCGAGATGCGCGTGCTGCTCGATGCCACGCCCATCGAGCGCGGCCGGATTCGCCGCTACTTTTCCCAGATCGGCGAGCGCCTGACGAGCCGGCTGGAAAACCTGTGTCTGAAGCACAGGATCACGGAGTTCAAAGCCCGCGAGGCGGCGCCGCCCGTTGAAGCAACCGGCGAGGCCGTG